From Verrucomicrobiia bacterium, a single genomic window includes:
- the rplJ gene encoding 50S ribosomal protein L10, whose translation MRPEKQNLTKEYISRLNASPFFIVVNYKGLNVGHFNELRKRLTKAGAEIHIVKNSIFRLAAKEAGVGELNGALTGQLAVVTGQRDISTAAKVVKTFGSEFDRLKVHFGYLNNERLEQQAILTLADLPSMEVLRAQFLGVLNAPASKLVRLLNTPASQMARILKARQDKLGETPAPAAA comes from the coding sequence ATGCGTCCGGAGAAACAAAACCTGACCAAGGAGTACATAAGTCGCCTCAACGCGTCGCCGTTCTTCATCGTGGTGAATTACAAGGGGCTTAATGTGGGGCACTTCAACGAGTTGCGCAAACGCCTCACCAAAGCCGGCGCTGAAATCCACATCGTCAAGAATTCCATCTTCCGCCTGGCAGCCAAGGAAGCCGGTGTGGGCGAACTGAACGGGGCCTTGACCGGCCAACTGGCGGTGGTCACTGGCCAGCGCGATATCTCCACCGCAGCCAAGGTCGTCAAAACATTCGGGTCCGAGTTCGACCGGTTGAAGGTCCATTTCGGGTATTTGAACAACGAACGGCTCGAACAGCAGGCCATCCTGACCTTGGCGGATTTGCCCTCGATGGAAGTGCTGCGCGCCCAATTCCTGGGCGTTCTGAATGCCCCGGCTTCGAAGCTGGTGCGGTTGCTGAACACCCCGGCCAGCCAGATGGCTCGGATTCTCAAGGCGCGCCAGGATAAGCTCGGCGAAACGCCGGCCCCGGCTGCCGCTTGA